GGGGCCCACGTGCAGCTCCGAAGCGAGCGTCTCGCGGGAGATGGACTCCTTCGCCTCCTGAGTCACCTTGCGCACCCGCGCGTCACCGTCCACCCAGAGGCGGATGCGGTCCGTGTAGCCGAGCGCCATGTCCTTGCGCGCCGCCTGCACCCGGGCGAGCAGCTCGCGCACCAGGCCCTCGTCCACGAGCGCCTCGGTCAGCTCGGTGTGGAGCACCACCACGCCCACGCCCGCGCCAGCGGCGGCGTAGCCGGGGTTGGCCTCCACCAGCACCTCCAGCTCCTCGGAGGGGAACACCATCTGTTCACCCTCGACGGTGAGCACCACCCTGCCCTCCCGCGCCAGCTCGCGCTGGAGCGCCCGACTGTCGGCGGCGTCGAACGCCTTGCGCACCGGGGCCAGCTTGGGACCCAGGCGGCTGCCCATCGCGCGCAGGTTGGGCCTCACCTTGTAGCGCACCACGTCCGCCTCCTGACCCGCCTCCAGGAAGCGCACCTCGTGGACGTTCAGCTCGTCGGCGATGAGGTCCTTGTAGACGGCCACGCGCTCCTGCAGCTCCCGGCGCGACAGCATCACGTCCGCGTGGGACAGGGGCTGGCGCACCTTGAGCTTGTTGTCCGTGCGGACCTTGAGGCCCAGGGACACCAGCTCGCGCACCGCGCCCATCTCCGTGGAGAGCCCCTCGTCGATGAGGCGCGTGTCCGGCTCGGGGAAGCGGCCCAGGTGGACGCTCTCCGGCTGGGACGTGGGCCAGGGCCGGCGCACCAGGTTGCTCCACATCTCCTCGGCGAAGAAGGGAATGAAGGGCGCCGACAGCGCGGTGATGGTGGTGAGCGCCTCGTACAGGGTGAAGTAGGCGTCCAGCTTGTCCTGCTCCAGGCCCGGACCCCAGAAGCGCTCGCGGCTGCGGCGCAGGTACCAGTTGGAGAGGGCGTCCACCAGCGCCACCAGCCGCTGGGCGGCCTCGTAGACCTGGTAGGTGTCCAGCGACCGGGTGACGTCGCGCAGGGCGAGCTGCACCTCGGAGAGGATCCACCGGTCCAGCACGGTGCGCTGCTTCGGCTCGCGCCAGCCGGTGCTCTTGCGGATGGCGAGCCAGGGCACCTCGGAGGAGTCCGGGTTGCCGCGGGCCGGCGAGAAGCCGTCGATGTTCGCGTAGATGGTGAAGAACGAGTAGACGTTGCGCAGCTTGACCTGGAAGTCCTTCTGCAGGAGCCGCACGTTGCTCAGCGAGTGGCGCGTGTTGGACCAGGTGGGGCTGGCGGCGAAGAAGAACCAGCGGAAGGCGTCCGCGCCCGGGGCCCGGCTGGCCGGATCCTTGAGCACCACGCGCTCGGTGAGAGCCAGCCGGGGCACCTCCACCGGCATGACGTCCGCGCCGCGCGCCGAGGGCGCCACGCCCAGCGCCTCCAGGTCCTTCTTCGCCAGCAGCACCACGCGCCGCTTGAGCTTCTTGTGCACCTTCACCGTGAGGGTGAGGGCCTTGTCCGCCGCGTTCGGACGGAAGATCTGCACCTTCGAGCCCTCCTGGATGTCCAGACCCTCTAGGTCCTCGCGGGCGATGAGCGCCTCGCCAGCCACACCGGGGACACCCGCCGCCTTGTCATCCAACACGGCGAAGTCCATCCGCACCTCGTCGAGGATGATCTCCGGCGGGGTGTAGTTGCCCTTGGACTTGGACTCCTTCTTGCCCTCCTTGTCGGAGACGTGGCCCAGGACGATGCAGCTCTTGTACGGAATGGGCCAGCCGCGCTCGGGGGTGAGGCCCTCGCGCCGCTGCGTCTCCTCGTCGAAGACGAGCGTGCTGATCATCAGCAGCGAGTAGAACCAGCCACGCGTCTGGTCGATGGCCTCGGAGATGAAGTCGGCGGGGAAGGCCTGGGCGAACTTCTCGCGCGAGCCGGGCGCGTGGGGGTAGCCCCACTGGGCGAAGGGCATGCACCCCGAGTCGAACCACACGTCCACGACCTCGGGCACGCGCACGAAGCGGCCGGGGGTGCCGGGCTTCTCGTAGGTGACCTTGTCGATCCACGGCTTGTGGACGATGAGGTGCTCGGCGCTGGTGGCACCGGGCTTGCGGGCGATGAAGGCCTTGAGCTCGGCCTCCACGGCGGCCAGGTTGCTGCCGGGCTTCTCGCGCAGGGCCTGGAGCGAGGAGATGGCCTCCACCTCGCCCGTCTCCGAGTGCACCCAGAGCGGCAGGGGCGTGCCCCAGTAGCGCTCGCGGGAGAGGGCCCAGTCCACGTTGTTGGCGAGGAAGTCGCCGAAGCGGCCCTCCTTGATGTGCTCGGGGACCCAGTTGACGGCGCGGTTGTTGGCGATGGCCCTGTCCTTCACGGACGTGGTGCGGATGTACCAGGCGGGCCGGGCGAACTGGATGAGCGGGTCGTCATCCGCGCGCCAGCAGAACGGGTACTCGTGGCGGTACTGCTCGACGAGGAGCATCCGGCCGCGCTCCTTGAGCTCGCGCTGGATCTCCTTGTCCGCGTCCTTGACGAAGCGGCCGGTGAGCTGGGGGAAGTCCTCGGAGAAGGTGCCGTCCGGGCGGATGGCGCAGAACATCTCCAGGGCCTCGGGCTTCGCGAAGCGGGTGCGCTCGTGGCGGAAGGCCTCGTAGTCGTCCTCGCCGAAGGCC
This is a stretch of genomic DNA from Archangium violaceum. It encodes these proteins:
- the ileS gene encoding isoleucine--tRNA ligase produces the protein MSQSTGPLFATVPNEIDFPADERRILAFWKERRIFEQTLQGRDDAPAFVFYEGPPTANGLPHNGHVLTRVIKDLFPRYKTMRGYRVPRKAGWDTHGLPVEVEVEKELRIHGKAEIERYGVEPFTERCIESVFRYTNEWERLTERIGFWVDLPDAYVTYHRGYVESVWWALAELFRKGLLYRGHKIVWWWPQGGTALSSGEVGMGYRTVDDPSAYVAFPLRDSPDTALLIWTTTPWTLPSNMFAAVNPTVDYVTVDAGDRKLIIAAALREELAKKLKKDLPVLQTRKGSELVGLRYSPPYDVYFQRVGNTELPLAGGGSDTPAWRVIGADFVTLSSGTGIVHVAPAFGEDDYEAFRHERTRFAKPEALEMFCAIRPDGTFSEDFPQLTGRFVKDADKEIQRELKERGRMLLVEQYRHEYPFCWRADDDPLIQFARPAWYIRTTSVKDRAIANNRAVNWVPEHIKEGRFGDFLANNVDWALSRERYWGTPLPLWVHSETGEVEAISSLQALREKPGSNLAAVEAELKAFIARKPGATSAEHLIVHKPWIDKVTYEKPGTPGRFVRVPEVVDVWFDSGCMPFAQWGYPHAPGSREKFAQAFPADFISEAIDQTRGWFYSLLMISTLVFDEETQRREGLTPERGWPIPYKSCIVLGHVSDKEGKKESKSKGNYTPPEIILDEVRMDFAVLDDKAAGVPGVAGEALIAREDLEGLDIQEGSKVQIFRPNAADKALTLTVKVHKKLKRRVVLLAKKDLEALGVAPSARGADVMPVEVPRLALTERVVLKDPASRAPGADAFRWFFFAASPTWSNTRHSLSNVRLLQKDFQVKLRNVYSFFTIYANIDGFSPARGNPDSSEVPWLAIRKSTGWREPKQRTVLDRWILSEVQLALRDVTRSLDTYQVYEAAQRLVALVDALSNWYLRRSRERFWGPGLEQDKLDAYFTLYEALTTITALSAPFIPFFAEEMWSNLVRRPWPTSQPESVHLGRFPEPDTRLIDEGLSTEMGAVRELVSLGLKVRTDNKLKVRQPLSHADVMLSRRELQERVAVYKDLIADELNVHEVRFLEAGQEADVVRYKVRPNLRAMGSRLGPKLAPVRKAFDAADSRALQRELAREGRVVLTVEGEQMVFPSEELEVLVEANPGYAAAGAGVGVVVLHTELTEALVDEGLVRELLARVQAARKDMALGYTDRIRLWVDGDARVRKVTQEAKESISRETLASELHVGPEGLTGKEEEFNLNGLPARLRVERA